One Takifugu rubripes chromosome 19, fTakRub1.2, whole genome shotgun sequence genomic window carries:
- the LOC101066824 gene encoding adenosine receptor A1-like, producing MNTEAIIYTLLEVVIAVCCCLGNMMVVLALWASKSIKQPTFCLIVSLAVADFMVGCVAIPLAVVVDGHMQTSFYICLFQSCVVITLTLVSILCLMAIAVDRFLRVYIPLRYKRTVKQKHSWLVVTGCWLIAMLLSFIPMFGWYNHENMPKSANSTIVCRFITVIPMSYLVYVNFFLCTLLPLLVMTVLYGAIFCTIRGSLREKPGNKVTNESRTYLRKEKQLAGSLSLVLALFVISWLPLHVMNCITYFDKPEAVIDKAFYVGILLSHFNSAVNPVVYAFKVEKIKRAYLGIWRWFITRGDDNQAPQIIQTTENNLSSNMNNGV from the exons ATGAACACAGAGGCAATTATCTACACTTTACTAGAGGTTGTCATCGCTGTTTGCTGCTGTCTTGGTAATATGATGGTGGTTTTGGCACTGTGGGCGAGTAAAAGTATCAAACAGCCGACCTTCTGCCTCATTGTCTCTCTGGCTGTGGCGGACTTCATGGTTGGCTGTGTGGCCATACCACTTGCTGTGGTGGTGGATGGACACATGCAGACTTCATTCTACATTTGTCTCTTCCAAAGCTGCGTGGTCATAACATTGACCCTGGTCTCAATTTTGTGTCTCATGGCTATTGCAGTGGACCGATTCCTCCGAGTTTACATCCCCCTCAG GTACAAACGGACAGTAAAGCAGAAGCATTCTTGGCTTGTAGTGACAGGATGTTGGCTCATTGCCATGCTGTTGAGTTTTATTCCAATGTTTGGCTGGTACAACCACGAAAACATGCCCAAATCGGCCAACTCTACTATTGTCTGCCGGTTTATAACGGTGATCCCCATGTCATACCTGGTTTATGTCAACTTTTTCTTATgcactctcctccctctgttggtGATGACCGTATTGTACGGAGCCATTTTCTGTACCATCCGAGGGAGCCTACGGGAGAAACCAGGCAACAAAGTAACAAATGAATCCCGGACTTACCTTCGGAAAGAGAAACAGCTTGCAGGATCGTTGTCTTTGGTCTTGGCTCTGTTTGTCATCTCTTGGCTCCCTCTTCATGTGATGAACTGCATCACTTATTTCGATAAGCCAGAAGCTGTGATTGACAAAGCCTTCTATGTGGGCATCCTGCTGTCCCATTTCAACTCTGCTGTAAACCCTGTTGTATATGCGTTCAAAGTAGAAAAAATCAAAAGAGCATACCTGGGCATCTGGAGATGGTTTATTACACGTGGTGATGATAATCAAGCACCCCAGATAATTCAGACGACAGAAAATAATTTAAGTAGTAATATGAATAATGGGGTTTAA